A genomic segment from Lignipirellula cremea encodes:
- a CDS encoding lipopolysaccharide biosynthesis protein: protein MLKMAPQVVPLASNVSPRHRERAPGPSWRGRLLGLLSHSGVAAIFDQGIVSAANFATSVIIGRYGSVDDLGVYFLVLSVLYFARGIQDQIVSGPYTIYAPRRDEAQIPRYTGSVLAHQMLFSAGTVIALLGMWLAMVLGAIQPELTPSLLMLAGVVPFLLLREFIRRLSFARFQVKAVILVDLLVSITQVGALIVFAWDGQISIPAVYLAMGLACAVAAGGWFAMRVQPVVFSAANVLTDWRENWKFGRWALAGQLVGCSAPLVLPWLVAAGHGAAAAGLMAACNTLVGVANTFVLGFCNYLAPKAAQAYVDGGTRDMLRVLLKAVAVFTFCIGGFSLAALVAGDSILVGVYGADYAGGGLIFALYAFAMWANSLKMVAGNGLWAIDRPQVNFIADVASLVVSIIAAVIFVPLWGVFGAALATLTANSLDAMIRFLVLGYSLQRLRPAPLPA, encoded by the coding sequence ATGCTCAAAATGGCTCCCCAGGTTGTCCCGCTGGCCAGCAACGTTTCTCCCCGGCATCGGGAACGCGCGCCGGGGCCGTCGTGGCGCGGTCGGCTGCTGGGACTGCTTTCCCACTCGGGAGTGGCGGCCATTTTTGACCAGGGCATTGTGAGCGCGGCGAACTTCGCCACCAGCGTGATTATTGGCCGTTATGGATCGGTCGACGACCTGGGCGTGTACTTCCTGGTGCTCAGCGTGCTCTATTTTGCCCGCGGTATCCAGGATCAGATCGTCAGCGGGCCCTACACGATTTACGCCCCTCGCCGGGACGAAGCGCAGATCCCGCGGTACACAGGCAGCGTGCTCGCGCATCAAATGCTGTTTTCCGCCGGCACGGTGATCGCCCTGCTGGGTATGTGGCTGGCGATGGTGCTGGGAGCGATCCAGCCGGAACTGACGCCGTCGCTGCTGATGCTGGCGGGCGTAGTTCCGTTCCTGTTGCTGCGCGAATTTATTCGCCGACTCAGCTTTGCCCGGTTCCAGGTCAAAGCGGTCATTCTGGTCGATCTGCTGGTATCCATCACCCAGGTGGGAGCGCTGATCGTGTTCGCCTGGGACGGCCAGATTTCTATCCCTGCGGTTTATCTGGCGATGGGGTTGGCCTGCGCCGTGGCGGCGGGCGGATGGTTTGCGATGCGTGTGCAGCCGGTTGTTTTTTCAGCGGCGAACGTGCTTACGGACTGGCGGGAGAACTGGAAGTTTGGACGCTGGGCGCTGGCGGGACAACTGGTCGGCTGCTCGGCTCCGCTGGTGCTGCCCTGGCTGGTTGCGGCCGGTCATGGCGCGGCGGCGGCGGGACTGATGGCGGCCTGCAATACGCTGGTCGGCGTGGCCAACACCTTTGTGCTGGGGTTCTGTAACTACCTGGCCCCCAAAGCGGCCCAGGCGTACGTCGACGGCGGAACCCGCGACATGTTACGCGTGTTGCTAAAAGCCGTCGCCGTGTTCACTTTTTGCATCGGCGGATTCAGCCTGGCGGCGCTCGTCGCCGGCGATTCGATCCTGGTTGGCGTGTATGGAGCGGACTACGCCGGAGGCGGCCTGATCTTTGCTCTGTACGCGTTTGCGATGTGGGCCAACAGCCTGAAAATGGTTGCAGGGAACGGACTTTGGGCGATTGACCGACCGCAAGTGAACTTCATTGCGGATGTCGCTTCCCTGGTCGTTTCGATCATTGCCGCGGTCATTTTTGTGCCGCTGTGGGGCGTGTTTGGCGCGGCGCTTGCAACACTTACGGCGAACAGCCTGGACGCGATGATTCGCTTTCTGGTGCTGGGTTATTCGCTGCAGCGTTTGCGGCCGGCTCCCCTTCCTGCCTAG
- a CDS encoding polysaccharide deacetylase family protein: MSHDSSPELAAGPVDLAPAPPLCGAAPSGLLRSLVRRAKSGTFRTAAQWMGRLLGPRRAEAFGILMYHRVAEQPRGLPEPTWNVTPARLREQLSGLRERGFEPWSLGQALDAYEAGEPIPRKAFVVTFDDGYENNITLALPILQELQVPATIFLATQYLDSVDPFPSDDWTMAGSRRAPLDSWRPLSTEQCLELQASGLIELGAHTHSHGDFRGRPKALRHDLAICFEVLRNKFGIEHPTFAFPYGTVRLGFAGGSLAEAAREAGARCGLSTESELIGPERNPFEWGRFTAEQKDTAATLAGKLGGWFGFPRLRRLRESLRNSRRQPA; this comes from the coding sequence ATGTCGCACGATTCATCGCCCGAACTGGCCGCCGGACCTGTCGACCTGGCTCCAGCGCCTCCGCTTTGTGGAGCCGCGCCGTCGGGTTTGTTGCGCAGCCTGGTGCGGCGCGCCAAGAGCGGGACTTTTCGCACGGCAGCCCAGTGGATGGGGCGCCTCCTCGGGCCCCGCCGCGCCGAGGCTTTTGGCATTCTGATGTACCATCGCGTCGCGGAGCAACCGCGTGGCTTGCCCGAACCAACCTGGAACGTGACGCCCGCCCGGTTAAGAGAACAGCTGTCAGGCTTGCGGGAACGGGGCTTCGAGCCCTGGTCGCTGGGCCAGGCGCTCGATGCGTATGAGGCGGGCGAGCCGATCCCTCGCAAAGCCTTTGTGGTTACGTTCGACGACGGTTACGAGAACAACATCACGCTTGCGCTGCCGATCCTGCAGGAACTGCAGGTGCCGGCTACGATTTTTTTGGCGACCCAGTATCTGGATAGCGTGGATCCTTTTCCTTCCGACGACTGGACGATGGCCGGATCCCGCCGGGCGCCGCTGGATTCCTGGCGGCCGCTTTCGACCGAGCAGTGCCTGGAACTGCAGGCCAGCGGACTGATCGAACTGGGCGCCCACACCCATTCCCATGGCGATTTCCGTGGTCGCCCCAAGGCGCTGCGGCACGACCTGGCGATCTGCTTTGAAGTGTTGCGTAATAAGTTCGGCATTGAGCATCCGACTTTCGCCTTTCCTTATGGCACGGTGCGTCTGGGTTTTGCCGGCGGGTCGCTGGCGGAAGCGGCTCGCGAGGCAGGCGCTCGTTGCGGACTTTCGACCGAAAGCGAACTGATCGGGCCCGAACGCAATCCCTTTGAATGGGGCCGTTTTACCGCCGAACAGAAAGATACGGCCGCCACGCTGGCCGGCAAACTGGGCGGCTGGTTCGGCTTCCCCCGGCTTCGTCGGCTGCGGGAATCTTTGCGGAACTCTCGCCGTCAACCTGCTTGA
- a CDS encoding sugar transferase — MRYPSVRPRTSIQLGLFDRASSDSFRSALEREQSRSNRSGQTFGLLVFQFDSQKSMRRDIEQFLTLLLNRVRGTDEVGLLDRRRLGVLLPDTDIKGARLLAQSLTEACGENIKAPDCEIFIHPLSAEDAAKAAPQDADSDDDDDSSGGHAQEVRPLESLFIRPTPFWKRCLDIVGSVLGLVLVSPILLLAAVLIKLTSPGPIVFTQPRDGLGGRPFLIYKFRTMYIDAEARKAALREFSEQDGPAFKMQNDPRITPLGSFLRKSCIDELPQLWNVLKGEMSLVGPRPLPCDESAGCQGWQRRRLEVTPGLTCIWQLDGGRRVSFAEWMRMDIRYIGRRGPLEDVQLIARTAFRVLTHRASV; from the coding sequence ATGCGATATCCCAGCGTTCGCCCTCGCACTTCGATACAACTTGGACTTTTCGACCGTGCTTCGTCTGACTCTTTTCGCTCCGCTTTGGAACGCGAACAAAGCCGCAGCAACCGCTCGGGCCAGACCTTTGGGTTGCTGGTTTTCCAGTTTGACTCCCAGAAAAGCATGCGTCGCGATATCGAACAGTTCCTGACGCTGCTGCTGAATCGTGTCCGCGGCACCGACGAGGTCGGTTTGCTCGATCGGCGTCGACTGGGCGTGCTACTGCCCGATACGGACATCAAAGGCGCCAGGCTGCTCGCCCAGTCTTTGACGGAAGCATGCGGCGAAAACATAAAGGCGCCCGACTGCGAAATTTTCATCCATCCCTTGTCGGCGGAGGATGCGGCGAAGGCTGCCCCGCAGGATGCCGATTCCGATGACGATGACGATTCTTCTGGCGGACACGCCCAGGAGGTGCGGCCGCTGGAGTCGCTGTTTATTCGTCCCACCCCGTTCTGGAAACGCTGCCTGGATATTGTCGGTTCGGTTCTGGGTCTGGTGCTGGTCTCGCCCATTTTGTTGCTGGCGGCCGTGCTGATCAAACTGACATCGCCGGGTCCGATCGTATTTACGCAACCCCGGGACGGCCTGGGCGGTCGCCCCTTTCTGATCTACAAATTCCGCACCATGTATATCGATGCCGAAGCCCGCAAGGCGGCCCTGCGGGAATTCAGCGAGCAGGACGGCCCGGCATTCAAAATGCAGAACGACCCGCGGATCACACCGCTGGGAAGTTTTCTGCGCAAGTCGTGCATTGATGAGCTGCCGCAATTGTGGAATGTGCTCAAAGGCGAAATGTCGCTGGTGGGACCGCGACCGCTGCCCTGTGACGAGTCGGCTGGCTGCCAGGGCTGGCAACGGCGCCGGCTGGAAGTGACTCCCGGCCTGACCTGCATCTGGCAACTGGACGGCGGGCGCCGCGTCAGTTTTGCCGAATGGATGCGGATGGATATTCGCTATATCGGGCGACGCGGTCCGCTGGAAGACGTGCAGTTGATCGCCCGCACCGCCTTTCGCGTTTTGACGCATCGCGCTTCGGTTTAG
- a CDS encoding CpsD/CapB family tyrosine-protein kinase, with translation MIHRTTTSASEAASAVARNDELPAYYATLLRRLSSACGESSSALRTLGVTSATSGEGVSTIAANLAMSAAERRRVVLVDANTMNPSQAHLFGVARSPGLQEAFHSSLATHDCVQETPLKNLWVLPAGRAQRFNPHLDRQEVERLVESLQERFDLVIFDLPPAEEFSSCLMLAPALQGVLFVVEAARARTDVVVQAKRRLDESQTTVLGAVLNKNDA, from the coding sequence ATGATCCATCGCACGACCACTTCCGCTTCCGAGGCCGCTTCTGCGGTCGCCCGGAACGACGAACTTCCCGCTTACTACGCCACTTTGTTGCGGCGCCTGTCGTCCGCCTGTGGAGAATCCTCTTCTGCCTTGCGAACCCTGGGCGTCACCAGCGCGACCTCGGGCGAGGGCGTCAGTACGATTGCCGCCAATCTGGCGATGTCGGCTGCAGAAAGACGTCGCGTTGTCCTGGTCGACGCCAACACCATGAATCCGTCCCAGGCGCACCTGTTTGGCGTGGCTCGATCGCCCGGCCTGCAGGAAGCGTTCCATAGTTCGCTGGCGACGCACGACTGTGTGCAGGAAACGCCCTTGAAAAACCTGTGGGTATTGCCGGCAGGACGCGCCCAGCGTTTCAATCCGCACCTGGACCGACAGGAAGTCGAACGACTGGTCGAAAGTCTGCAGGAGCGTTTTGACCTGGTAATTTTTGATTTACCTCCCGCCGAAGAGTTCAGCTCCTGCCTGATGCTGGCGCCGGCCCTGCAGGGGGTTTTGTTTGTGGTGGAGGCGGCCCGCGCCCGAACCGATGTGGTCGTCCAGGCGAAACGACGCCTGGACGAATCCCAGACGACCGTGCTCGGCGCGGTGCTCAACAAAAACGACGCATAA
- a CDS encoding GumC family protein translates to MSEAKLFVKLGRSVLSVDPTVNTQQSISVQESREVEMNSIVEVLDSRTLAEQVVSQLGAKVVLGESRINPQSLEVRSVSLTEPPPIAVSHSADFEEAVKVVKDSFGVFAPRKTTIVTLRYKAGSPELAQAVTNAFLDSYLREHARVNRTLGSYEFFVAQEAAAKSKLKSVSDAFRDAKNAIGVASIEGRRSSLQGQISSVESSIVMAETDLATARGGIASLEESIEGLPERRLSAETSGFPNQAADQMRHQLYIRQTRLAELRSKYTDLHPEVIAMQYEVANSQKILDEQPVARVQRTEGANPAREKLEQELLSERAKAASFAARVTELRSQYETALAELRLLNHHEVQLAAMEREVQQAENAWRDYAGKLEQSRLDNAIDSQRISNVNILQRANYVAKPISPKRTMVGGFGLIFGLTSALGVALLSEFLSPSLTSVEEVQSQLSVPVFLSLPRVSPGSTLLN, encoded by the coding sequence ATGTCGGAAGCGAAGCTGTTTGTGAAGCTGGGGCGTTCGGTGCTTTCGGTCGATCCCACGGTGAACACCCAGCAATCCATTTCGGTGCAGGAATCTCGAGAGGTCGAAATGAATTCGATCGTGGAAGTCCTGGATAGCCGCACTCTTGCGGAACAGGTCGTCTCGCAGCTGGGCGCCAAAGTGGTTTTGGGCGAGAGCAGGATCAATCCACAGTCTCTGGAAGTGCGTTCGGTCAGTCTCACAGAGCCGCCACCGATTGCCGTTTCCCATTCTGCGGACTTTGAGGAGGCTGTCAAAGTGGTCAAGGATTCCTTCGGAGTTTTTGCTCCCCGCAAGACAACCATCGTTACCTTGCGATACAAGGCCGGCTCGCCGGAACTGGCGCAGGCTGTGACAAACGCTTTTTTGGATTCCTATCTGCGGGAGCATGCCCGCGTTAATCGCACGCTGGGGTCGTATGAATTTTTTGTCGCCCAAGAGGCGGCGGCCAAGAGCAAGTTGAAATCGGTAAGCGACGCCTTCCGCGACGCTAAAAACGCCATCGGCGTCGCTTCCATTGAGGGACGTCGGTCCTCGCTGCAGGGGCAAATCAGTTCCGTCGAGTCCAGCATTGTGATGGCGGAGACCGATCTCGCCACGGCTCGGGGGGGCATTGCTTCGCTCGAGGAATCGATTGAGGGGTTGCCCGAACGTCGTTTGTCGGCGGAGACCAGTGGTTTTCCCAACCAGGCAGCCGACCAGATGCGGCACCAGTTGTATATCCGCCAGACTCGACTTGCGGAATTGCGTTCCAAGTACACGGATCTCCATCCTGAGGTGATCGCCATGCAGTACGAAGTGGCGAACTCTCAGAAAATCCTCGATGAACAGCCGGTCGCCCGCGTGCAGCGCACCGAAGGCGCCAATCCGGCGCGGGAAAAGCTGGAACAGGAATTACTCAGCGAGCGGGCCAAAGCGGCCTCGTTTGCCGCCCGAGTGACGGAGCTGCGGTCGCAGTACGAAACGGCGCTGGCCGAACTGCGTTTGCTGAACCATCACGAAGTTCAGCTTGCGGCGATGGAGCGTGAAGTCCAGCAGGCCGAAAACGCCTGGAGGGACTATGCCGGGAAGCTGGAGCAGTCCCGCCTGGACAACGCGATCGACAGCCAGCGAATTTCTAACGTAAATATATTGCAGCGTGCCAATTACGTGGCCAAGCCGATCAGCCCCAAACGGACCATGGTGGGGGGCTTTGGCCTGATCTTCGGCCTGACCAGTGCTTTGGGTGTTGCTTTGCTGTCGGAATTTTTGAGCCCTTCGCTAACTTCGGTGGAAGAGGTGCAATCGCAATTATCGGTCCCCGTGTTTCTGTCGCTGCCACGCGTCTCTCCCGGGTCCACTTTGTTGAACTAG
- a CDS encoding type 1 glutamine amidotransferase domain-containing protein has protein sequence MSAELPLAEKRILFFVGDIYEDLELWYPKLRLQEAGATVVVAGPESGQSYAGKHGYPCVADASISEMEADQFDGLVVPGGFMPDKLRRDGHVLRLVRDFVAAKKLVAAICHGGWIPISAGVYRDVRVTGSPGIKDDLINAGAVWEDAAVVIDGIFVSSRKPDDLPDFCRGILTVLS, from the coding sequence ATGTCTGCTGAGTTACCATTGGCTGAAAAGCGTATTTTATTTTTTGTCGGGGATATCTACGAAGATCTGGAGCTCTGGTATCCCAAACTGAGACTTCAGGAGGCCGGCGCCACGGTCGTTGTCGCGGGCCCTGAATCAGGACAGAGCTACGCCGGCAAGCATGGCTATCCGTGTGTCGCCGACGCCTCTATTTCAGAGATGGAAGCCGATCAGTTTGACGGGTTGGTCGTCCCCGGCGGGTTCATGCCGGATAAACTTCGTCGGGACGGTCATGTGCTCCGGCTCGTACGTGATTTCGTCGCGGCCAAGAAGCTAGTCGCCGCGATCTGCCACGGCGGCTGGATCCCCATTTCGGCTGGCGTATATCGGGACGTGCGTGTGACAGGCTCCCCTGGCATCAAGGATGACCTCATCAACGCGGGGGCCGTCTGGGAGGACGCTGCCGTGGTGATCGATGGAATCTTTGTTTCCAGCCGAAAACCAGATGATTTGCCCGACTTCTGCCGTGGCATTCTTACGGTTCTGTCCTGA